The Pangasianodon hypophthalmus isolate fPanHyp1 chromosome 13, fPanHyp1.pri, whole genome shotgun sequence genome includes a window with the following:
- the pmp22a gene encoding peripheral myelin protein 22a: MLVVLIGTVILHLLDLILLFISTSVNAWSKFQASTFNLWYDCTTENGGYHCKDVSNSDWLQAVQGLMILATIFCLLSLILFIWQLFTLNKGGRFFFTAVFQILSSLFVMSGAIIYTVMSREQQDERYSFGFAFVLAWLAFPLTLISGLIYIILRKKE, translated from the exons ATGCTGGTGGTCCTGATCGGAACAGTCATATTGCACCTTCTGGATCTGATTCTGCTGTTCATTTCTACATCTGTGAAT GCCTGGAGCAAATTTCAGGCAAGCACTTTTAACCTCTGGTATGACTGCACAACAGAAAATGGAGGCTATCACTGCAAAGATGTCAGTAACTCAG ACTGGCTGCAGGCAGTACAGGGTCTGATGATCCTAGCCACAATCTTCTGCCTGCTGTCTTTGATCTTATTCATTTGGCAACTCTTCACCCTGAACAAGGGAGGACGATTCTTCTTCACTGCTGTCTTTCAGATCCTCTCCA GCCTATTTGTGATGAGTGGAGCTATTATCTACACAGTGATGAGCCGAGAACAGCAGGATGAGAGGTACTCGTTTGGCTTTGCCTTTGTCTTAGCCTGGCTGGCGTTCCCTCTCACTCTGATAAGCGGCCTCATTTACATCATTCTGAGGAAGAAGGAATGA
- the hs3st3b1a gene encoding heparan sulfate glucosamine 3-O-sulfotransferase 3B1a codes for MEYSVLFCQSSCAVSFHPGKSRLLVACIMLTLWAYMLYCCVGYCASVPRFAVDSVGMRTKPEAAAAAAVDSFINSGRDVYSKAHSRDLLNNKNELDSRADEWDESKAELRAGEDGTAATGACNGTETKKLPQAIIIGVKKGGTRALLEFLRVHPDIRAVGAEPHFFDRNYDKGLEWYRELMPKTIEGQITMEKTPSYFVTKEVPGRIYAMSKDTKLIVVVRDPVTRAISDYTQTRSKKPDIPSFESLTFKNETAGVIDATWSALQIGMYARHLKRWLQFFPLSQILFVSGERLITDPAGEMARVQDFLHLKRLITEKHFHFNPAKGFPCLKKPASNSKPHCLGKTKGRTHPNIQPTVVRQLQDFYKPFNKKFYLMTGQDFGWD; via the exons ATGGAATATAGCGTGCTGTTCTGTCAGAGCTCCTGCGCTGTTTCGTTTCACCCGGGAAAAAGTAGACTTCTGGTCGCGTGCATCATGCTGACACTTTGGGCGTACATGCTTTACTGCTGCGTTGGTTATTGCGCTTCCGTGCCGAGGTTCGCGGTGGACTCGGTTGGGATGAGGACGAAGCCggaggctgctgctgctgctgctgtggacTCCTTCATCAACTCGGGAAGGGACGTTTACTCCAAAGCGCACTCGAGGGActtgttaaacaacaaaaacGAGCTGGACAGCAGAGCAGACGAGTGGGATGAGAGCAAGGCTGAGCTAAGGGCTGGGGAAGACGGGACAGCAGCGACAGGTGCCTGCAATGGGACGGAGACGAAGAAACTGCCCCAGGCCATCATCATCGGGGTGAAAAAGGGCGGCACGCGCGCGCTGCTCGAGTTCCTGCGCGTGCACCCTGACATCAGGGCTGTGGGCGCAGAGCCGCACTTCTTTGACCGGAACTACGATAAAGGGCTCGAGTGGTACAG AGAGCTGATGCCTAAGACTATAGAGGGCCAAATCACCATGGAAAAGACCCCCAGCTACTTTGTGACCAAGGAGGTCCCAGGCCGCATCTATGCCATGTCGAAGGACACTAAGCTGATTGTGGTGGTGCGGGACCCAGTTACCAGAGCCATCTCAGACTACACTCAAACGCGTTCCAAGAAACCCGACATACCCTCCTTTGAGAGCCTGACCTTCAAGAATGAAACAGCAGGCGTGATTGACGCCACATGGAGTGCCTTGCAGATTGGTATGTACGCCCGGCACCTGAAACGCTGGCTGCAGTTCTTCCCACTCAGTCAGATCCTGTTTGTGAGTGGTGAGCGGCTAATCACTGACCCAGCTGGTGAGATGGCACGTGTGCAGGACTTTCTGCACTTGAAGAGGTTGATCACCGAGAAACACTTCCACTTCAACCCAGCCAAGGGCTTCCCCTGCCTGAAGAAGCCAGCAAGCAACAGCAAGCCCCACTGCCTGGGCAAAACCAAAGGACGCACCCACCCAAACATCCAACCCACTGTGGTGCGTCAACTGCAAGACTTCTACAAGccatttaacaaaaaattttaCCTCATGACTGGGCAAGATTTTGGCTGGGAttga